Proteins from a genomic interval of Flammeovirgaceae bacterium SG7u.111:
- a CDS encoding LytTR family DNA-binding domain-containing protein, with translation MTFSTYLKQPYPFYYEDLKKALIFLCFIAIASFLFTYLFEPFIVNVDEHKIDNLLIIVLHSVIPIPVAFAYFFLLNKSVKNIENWTLGKEFFHLAVILLLIGLVSFLIRDFIYTNPDNWSLHYFWEEIRNAFLVGILLLTIILPLNLQRMINKHSNDLKKLPVNQHCNNENNTTAQIVTPIIEEGFKLNIQSFLYAKVDGNYLEVFCDHSNDYKRDLKRLTLKEFADQLNSYPFIFKTHRSYVVNLNAIESVSGNAQGYVLHLKNYSKKTIPVSRSKIEEFNQAYAKLKRD, from the coding sequence ATGACATTTAGCACCTATCTAAAACAGCCATATCCATTTTATTATGAGGACTTAAAAAAAGCATTAATATTTCTTTGTTTTATTGCAATAGCAAGTTTTCTTTTTACTTATTTATTTGAACCATTTATTGTAAATGTTGACGAACATAAAATAGATAACTTATTGATTATAGTATTGCATTCAGTTATACCGATTCCTGTTGCTTTCGCCTATTTTTTCTTGCTCAATAAATCGGTAAAAAACATTGAAAACTGGACTCTAGGCAAGGAGTTTTTTCATTTGGCAGTAATCCTGCTTCTTATAGGTCTTGTTAGCTTCTTAATTCGAGATTTTATTTATACAAATCCCGATAACTGGTCTTTACACTACTTTTGGGAGGAGATAAGAAATGCTTTTTTAGTCGGTATTTTATTGTTGACAATTATTTTACCACTAAATCTGCAGCGTATGATTAACAAGCACTCAAATGATTTAAAAAAATTACCTGTAAACCAACATTGTAACAATGAAAACAATACAACTGCTCAAATTGTTACACCAATAATAGAAGAGGGTTTTAAGTTAAATATTCAGTCTTTTCTTTATGCAAAAGTGGATGGCAACTATCTAGAAGTATTTTGCGATCATTCAAATGACTATAAAAGAGACTTAAAAAGACTGACCTTGAAAGAATTTGCTGATCAATTAAACTCTTATCCGTTCATTTTTAAAACCCACCGCTCTTATGTCGTAAATCTCAACGCCATTGAGTCTGTTTCTGGAAATGCCCAAGGGTATGTGCTTCATTTAAAAAACTATTCTAAAAAAACAATCCCTGTTTCTCGTTCAAAAATTGAAGAGTTTAACCAAGCCTATGCAAAACTCAAAAGAGACTAA
- a CDS encoding family 43 glycosylhydrolase, translating into MHCISMWGSVWAPDLVKYEGKYYIYFPADNTNYVITSDHIEESWSDPAELKVSMIDPGHVMDEKGKMDCGTFKFVHIWKKVGETWELTRVVSYGH; encoded by the coding sequence ATGCATTGCATAAGTATGTGGGGCTCGGTTTGGGCTCCCGACCTTGTCAAATACGAGGGGAAATATTATATCTATTTTCCTGCTGACAATACCAATTATGTAATCACGTCCGACCATATTGAAGAGTCGTGGAGCGACCCCGCGGAGTTAAAAGTTTCCATGATTGATCCTGGGCACGTAATGGATGAAAAAGGGAAAATGGATTGCGGGACGTTCAAGTTTGTGCATATCTGGAAAAAAGTAGGGGAAACCTGGGAGCTGACCCGAGTCGTTAGCTATGGGCATTAG
- a CDS encoding acyltransferase family protein, protein MDISKRRYDLDWLRVIAILAVYLHHIGMPFNGDGFHIMNAESSKLLDDIMVYFEQFRLPLLFLISGTGTVLAFSKRTWKQFLKERTGRLLIPLLFGVLFIVPPQTYYQYINEFNSYWQLYTQGRFETNHLWFIENLYIISILVIPLIIFLRSQKSIALRNWFEKMSSYKIGLLLGGLPLMLGTIILKRYYPTGSSSLTNFSETFFYTYFFIVGILFASSQIFWDNLKRFRHFHVVVLIVSSLLFYSYYFIPNNLIEPYLSLSVRWDIWYGLCCLLGWSFILAILGYGQVYFNRPSIYLRQMNEAIYPFYILHQTVIVVLGYYIIQLDLNIPLKIVILLTSSFLIIALIYCFFIYPFKVTRVLFGMKNK, encoded by the coding sequence ATGGATATTTCAAAAAGAAGATACGATTTAGATTGGTTAAGAGTTATCGCAATTTTGGCGGTTTACCTTCACCATATAGGAATGCCTTTTAATGGAGATGGCTTTCATATTATGAATGCTGAATCTAGCAAATTATTAGACGATATAATGGTTTACTTTGAGCAATTTAGACTTCCTCTACTATTTTTGATATCTGGTACAGGAACAGTTCTCGCATTTTCTAAGCGAACTTGGAAACAATTTTTAAAAGAGCGTACAGGTAGATTGCTAATTCCATTACTTTTTGGTGTGCTATTTATTGTTCCGCCACAGACTTATTATCAATATATTAATGAATTTAATTCCTATTGGCAATTGTATACACAAGGGCGGTTTGAAACAAACCATCTCTGGTTTATAGAAAATCTTTACATAATTTCTATACTTGTAATTCCTCTAATAATTTTTCTTAGGTCTCAAAAATCTATAGCTCTTAGGAATTGGTTTGAGAAAATGTCATCATATAAAATTGGGCTTTTATTAGGAGGATTGCCCTTAATGTTAGGAACGATAATACTTAAAAGATACTACCCAACAGGCTCGTCCTCTCTGACAAATTTTTCCGAAACATTTTTTTATACCTACTTTTTTATAGTTGGTATTTTGTTTGCGTCTTCACAAATATTTTGGGACAACTTGAAAAGATTTAGACACTTTCACGTAGTTGTTCTTATAGTTAGTTCACTTTTATTTTATAGTTACTATTTTATCCCAAATAATCTTATAGAACCCTATTTAAGTCTTTCTGTTCGGTGGGATATTTGGTATGGGTTGTGCTGTTTATTAGGATGGAGTTTTATTTTGGCAATACTGGGATACGGACAGGTTTACTTTAACAGACCAAGTATCTACCTAAGACAAATGAATGAAGCGATTTATCCATTTTATATTTTACATCAAACAGTTATAGTAGTTTTGGGATATTATATCATTCAACTTGACTTAAATATTCCCTTAAAGATTGTTATTCTTTTAACTAGTTCTTTTTTAATAATTGCGTTAATTTATTGCTTTTTCATTTACCCATTTAAAGTTACAAGAGTGCTTTTCGGAATGAAAAATAAATAA
- a CDS encoding LysR family transcriptional regulator has product MVNLEWYRTFKEIYENGTLTKASIALYASQPGVSVHLNALEAYVGKKLFERTSRKMIPTEDGKFLYEYIIESLKKLEIAEQHFKKTTQEKNPSLNIGMCSEMFQLIIEPEIPKLDFDLVARFGAHTDLIKDLNNGILDLVITPKKQNEKKSLVEYIPFSKERIVLIAGNKTNITKIQKHIKSKNLSKLEDELLQNVWYSSSNEMEHFRRFWFENFNKKPAFKPNYILPNITSIIRCLNNGNGLALVPDFLCQEQILRNEINLVWEGKVKTENTLYFASRTDMKYKKELDTIKNIFTSKMK; this is encoded by the coding sequence ATGGTAAATTTAGAATGGTACAGAACATTTAAAGAAATATATGAAAACGGAACTTTGACTAAAGCTTCTATTGCTTTATATGCGTCCCAGCCTGGAGTTAGTGTACACTTAAATGCACTAGAAGCTTATGTTGGCAAAAAACTATTTGAACGTACTTCGAGAAAAATGATTCCAACAGAGGATGGGAAATTTTTATATGAATATATTATTGAATCTTTAAAAAAACTTGAAATAGCAGAACAGCATTTTAAAAAAACAACTCAAGAAAAAAATCCATCTCTAAACATTGGAATGTGTTCAGAAATGTTTCAACTAATTATTGAACCCGAAATTCCAAAACTAGACTTTGACTTAGTAGCTAGATTTGGAGCACATACAGATTTAATAAAAGACCTAAACAATGGAATTTTAGATTTAGTAATAACACCTAAAAAGCAGAATGAAAAAAAATCACTAGTTGAGTATATTCCATTTTCAAAAGAAAGAATCGTTTTAATAGCTGGAAATAAAACGAATATAACTAAAATACAAAAACACATTAAATCAAAAAATTTAAGTAAGTTAGAAGACGAACTGCTTCAAAATGTTTGGTATAGTTCATCAAATGAAATGGAACATTTTAGACGTTTTTGGTTTGAGAATTTTAATAAGAAACCTGCTTTCAAACCAAACTATATTTTACCGAATATTACTTCTATTATTAGATGTTTAAACAATGGAAACGGACTTGCATTAGTTCCAGATTTTTTATGTCAAGAACAAATCTTAAGAAATGAAATAAATTTAGTTTGGGAAGGAAAAGTAAAAACGGAAAACACCTTATATTTTGCTTCAAGAACAGATATGAAATACAAAAAGGAATTAGATACGATTAAGAATATATTCACATCAAAAATGAAATAA
- a CDS encoding PAS domain-containing sensor histidine kinase has protein sequence METKLTYEKLQAEVIRLKQEDDFFKSIFDSLLVGLVVHAADTSILLSNPKAHEILGLTKEQMQGKTAIDPIWKFVDMDKKNIVVEDYPVSKVIASKKVLKDCILGIVKPNVENITWVDVKALPKFDTEGNVDKVIVNFIDITEQIETENKVKKLNIAVDQSANATLITDTDGNIEYVNQKFTDLTGYTAEEILGKNPNLLNAGTQPIEYREAMWAKVSSGKTWEGEFHNKKKNGEYYWEYATITPIKDKKGNIINYLEVKEDYTARKQAEEALRASEEKFRKLFDEVPALLDAFDENGKCIYWNKECQKVFGWTIDEVNAVDNSLALFYPDPNVQKEVLDSVTNQPELVFKEWYPLTKGGKELTVMWANVSLDDGTVINIGHDITDLKQTEKELKESNDTKDKFFSIIAHDLKNPFNAILGFTKILLANHRELDEESRETIIRSVNDSANNAFKLLENLLTWSRAQSGKIKYVPEQLQLKELLLETISALQEVANEKNIQLSDLISEDEVVFADSNMLATVFRNLISNAIKFTQTGGTIIIKSNKQHDEDFIEISVADSGVGISKDNINNLFCIDKNTSTQGTENEKGTGLGLILSKEFIEKHGGMIWVESEVDKGSTFSFTVPCKSETEKF, from the coding sequence ATGGAAACTAAGTTAACTTATGAGAAGCTTCAAGCTGAAGTTATAAGGCTCAAACAGGAAGATGACTTTTTTAAATCTATTTTTGATAGTCTTTTAGTCGGCTTGGTAGTCCATGCTGCAGATACAAGTATCCTATTAAGCAACCCAAAAGCACATGAAATTTTAGGGCTGACAAAGGAACAAATGCAAGGAAAAACAGCTATAGATCCTATATGGAAGTTCGTGGATATGGATAAAAAAAACATTGTTGTGGAAGATTATCCGGTATCAAAAGTAATCGCTTCAAAAAAGGTATTAAAAGATTGTATTCTGGGAATAGTCAAGCCAAATGTAGAAAATATTACTTGGGTAGATGTAAAAGCATTGCCCAAATTTGACACAGAAGGAAATGTCGACAAGGTTATAGTTAACTTTATAGATATCACGGAGCAAATTGAAACGGAAAATAAAGTAAAGAAACTCAATATTGCTGTAGATCAAAGCGCAAATGCAACTTTGATTACAGATACAGATGGAAATATAGAATATGTAAACCAAAAGTTTACTGACTTAACCGGATATACCGCTGAAGAAATACTTGGGAAAAACCCTAACCTATTAAATGCCGGAACACAACCTATAGAGTATCGTGAAGCTATGTGGGCTAAGGTTTCATCTGGCAAAACATGGGAAGGCGAATTCCATAACAAGAAAAAAAATGGTGAGTATTATTGGGAATATGCTACCATTACCCCTATAAAAGATAAAAAAGGGAACATAATAAATTACTTGGAGGTAAAGGAGGATTACACAGCCCGTAAACAAGCCGAAGAAGCTCTTAGGGCAAGTGAAGAAAAATTCAGAAAGCTTTTTGATGAAGTACCTGCATTGTTAGATGCTTTTGATGAGAACGGTAAATGCATTTATTGGAATAAAGAATGCCAAAAAGTATTTGGCTGGACTATCGATGAAGTGAATGCCGTTGATAACTCCTTAGCATTATTTTATCCCGACCCTAACGTCCAAAAGGAAGTATTGGACAGTGTAACTAATCAACCTGAGCTTGTTTTTAAAGAGTGGTATCCTTTAACAAAGGGGGGGAAAGAACTCACTGTAATGTGGGCAAACGTAAGTCTTGATGACGGAACTGTTATAAATATAGGGCATGACATAACAGACTTGAAACAAACTGAAAAAGAGTTGAAAGAAAGCAATGATACAAAGGATAAGTTTTTCTCAATAATAGCTCACGATTTAAAAAATCCTTTCAACGCAATTCTAGGTTTCACGAAAATTCTATTGGCAAATCATAGGGAACTCGATGAGGAAAGCCGTGAAACCATCATTAGATCTGTCAATGACAGCGCAAACAATGCTTTCAAACTATTGGAGAATTTGCTCACATGGTCACGGGCACAATCTGGTAAAATCAAGTATGTACCTGAACAGTTGCAGCTGAAGGAGCTTTTGCTTGAAACAATATCGGCTTTACAAGAAGTTGCCAACGAAAAGAATATTCAACTTTCAGATTTGATTTCGGAAGACGAGGTTGTTTTTGCAGATAGTAATATGCTTGCTACGGTGTTTAGAAACCTAATTTCAAATGCAATAAAATTCACTCAAACAGGTGGGACAATTATAATCAAGTCAAACAAACAACACGATGAAGATTTTATTGAGATTTCAGTTGCAGACAGTGGTGTGGGTATTTCAAAAGATAATATAAACAACCTATTCTGCATAGATAAAAATACTTCGACACAAGGAACGGAAAATGAAAAAGGCACTGGACTAGGCTTGATACTAAGCAAAGAGTTTATAGAAAAACATGGAGGCATGATTTGGGTAGAAAGTGAAGTTGATAAAGGGTCAACTTTCAGTTTTACAGTGCCGTGCAAATCGGAAACAGAAAAATTCTAA
- a CDS encoding NAD(P)H-dependent oxidoreductase → MKNIFIINGSHPFAHSGGRFNETLFNITISYFDTREEFDVKFTQVGDNYNAKEEVEKFKWADIVIYHTPIWWFQIPFGFKKYIDEVFTEGHQNGIYASDGRSRKNPNINYGTGGLMHGKKYILTTSWNAPKTAFTLENEFFNQKSVDEGVMFGFHRMNAFTGMELLATHHFHDMEKNADVPFELNNYSTFLNDLIINL, encoded by the coding sequence ATGAAAAATATATTTATAATTAATGGAAGTCATCCATTTGCACATTCTGGCGGAAGATTTAACGAAACACTTTTCAATATTACTATTTCATATTTTGATACGCGTGAGGAATTTGACGTGAAATTTACCCAAGTGGGCGACAATTATAATGCAAAGGAAGAAGTAGAAAAATTTAAGTGGGCAGATATAGTGATTTATCACACGCCAATTTGGTGGTTTCAAATACCTTTTGGATTCAAAAAATATATAGATGAAGTTTTTACGGAAGGTCATCAAAATGGAATTTACGCAAGTGATGGAAGAAGCAGAAAAAATCCAAACATCAATTACGGGACTGGTGGTTTAATGCACGGAAAAAAATATATACTTACTACAAGTTGGAATGCGCCTAAAACCGCATTTACTTTAGAAAATGAATTTTTTAATCAAAAAAGTGTAGATGAAGGTGTCATGTTTGGGTTTCACAGAATGAATGCTTTTACAGGAATGGAATTATTAGCAACACATCATTTTCACGATATGGAAAAAAATGCAGATGTTCCTTTTGAGTTGAATAATTACAGTACTTTTTTAAATGATTTAATAATTAATTTGTAA
- a CDS encoding AraC family transcriptional regulator: MERLALKTFKSTYFKGSAIAISFIFSCIFLYFSSIKDQIIFPNLENYTNEYYTDSANEGKSQILNHIFSDSTIRLEFLLKEGFYSPYVGLSIAPSSADYIEAGQYNEIRLNISGENIDRVGIAFYMPPLTFGENTTTDQALYHSYLTFSDQPNTYSIPLSQFKHPEWWEDLHQIPESEKNKPDLDHILHINIGSAFSPSIEEEKAIEIRSIVFTRNNQSLYMLLGSSYAASISMVFGILYLMGYKKNKQVQVTVSYKPLELEDKPTGEEKCIEYINQNFHNSKLNLELVTKETGMPQRRITNSIQEEFQCNFKTYINRIRINEAKRLLDETSLHIGEVAYKVGFNNQSHFNRVFKAEMGINPSEYRENKS, from the coding sequence ATGGAGCGACTGGCATTAAAGACATTTAAATCGACCTATTTCAAAGGTTCCGCTATAGCTATATCTTTTATTTTCTCCTGTATTTTTCTATATTTTTCCTCCATAAAGGATCAAATCATCTTCCCCAACCTAGAGAATTATACCAATGAGTATTACACAGATTCTGCCAATGAGGGAAAGTCCCAAATACTAAATCATATCTTTTCAGACTCTACCATACGGTTGGAGTTTTTGCTGAAAGAGGGCTTTTATAGTCCTTATGTGGGCTTGAGTATCGCCCCTTCTTCCGCAGACTACATAGAGGCGGGACAGTACAATGAAATCCGCCTGAATATATCGGGGGAGAACATCGACAGAGTGGGAATTGCTTTTTATATGCCCCCGCTCACTTTTGGGGAGAACACCACCACTGACCAAGCGCTTTATCACTCCTATTTGACTTTTTCCGATCAGCCCAATACTTATTCAATTCCTTTGAGTCAGTTCAAACACCCAGAATGGTGGGAAGATTTACATCAAATCCCAGAGTCGGAAAAGAACAAACCAGATTTGGACCACATTCTCCATATCAACATTGGCTCTGCCTTTTCTCCAAGCATTGAGGAGGAAAAGGCGATCGAAATCCGTTCTATTGTCTTCACCCGAAACAACCAATCGCTGTACATGTTGCTTGGAAGTAGCTATGCAGCTTCCATTTCTATGGTCTTTGGAATTCTTTATTTGATGGGTTACAAAAAAAACAAACAGGTGCAAGTAACGGTCTCTTACAAACCTTTGGAACTTGAGGACAAACCTACCGGTGAAGAAAAATGCATCGAATATATCAACCAGAATTTCCATAACAGCAAACTCAATCTCGAACTAGTTACGAAGGAAACGGGAATGCCGCAACGACGGATCACGAATTCCATTCAAGAAGAGTTTCAATGCAACTTCAAAACCTATATCAACCGTATCAGGATCAACGAAGCCAAGCGATTGCTAGATGAAACCAGCCTTCATATAGGAGAAGTGGCTTACAAAGTCGGCTTCAACAACCAGAGCCATTTCAATCGGGTATTTAAAGCTGAAATGGGAATAAATCCTTCAGAATACCGCGAAAACAAAAGCTGA
- a CDS encoding GNAT family N-acetyltransferase: protein MVEHNGQLIGAGGINFENEYKTGKISWDFIDPTFQGLGIGGKLLKHRIELLKSMESIELIMVRTSQLAYKFYEKNGFVLKETHKDFWAKGYDMYLMVDASI, encoded by the coding sequence GTGGTGGAACATAATGGGCAGCTTATTGGTGCGGGTGGAATCAACTTTGAAAATGAGTATAAAACAGGGAAAATCAGCTGGGACTTTATCGACCCTACTTTCCAAGGCTTGGGAATTGGAGGAAAGCTGCTAAAGCACCGAATCGAGCTACTAAAATCCATGGAAAGCATTGAACTGATCATGGTGCGGACTTCACAACTTGCCTATAAATTTTATGAGAAAAATGGGTTTGTGCTGAAGGAAACCCACAAAGACTTTTGGGCAAAAGGATATGATATGTATTTGATGGTGGATGCATCTATTTAA
- a CDS encoding dihydrofolate reductase family protein, with the protein MRKLKLQVQITIDGFISGKNGEMDWMKFPWTDDIMNYVREITEHVDTILLGRKLAEGFIPHWENVAKDPNNPEYEGGIKYATTPKIVFTKTIKKSIWENTDVANGELVEEINKLKNQNGKDIIVYGGGTFVTALINAGLIDEFHLFINPTAMGNGMTIFKGLDKNLKLKLKTAKQFDCGITLTCYELDK; encoded by the coding sequence ATGAGAAAATTAAAACTTCAAGTACAAATAACAATTGACGGATTCATTTCAGGAAAAAATGGAGAAATGGATTGGATGAAATTTCCTTGGACAGATGACATCATGAATTATGTTCGGGAAATTACAGAACATGTTGACACTATTCTGTTAGGTAGAAAACTTGCAGAAGGTTTTATTCCTCATTGGGAAAATGTTGCCAAAGACCCGAATAATCCAGAATATGAAGGAGGAATAAAATATGCAACAACCCCAAAGATTGTTTTTACTAAGACAATTAAAAAATCAATATGGGAAAATACGGACGTTGCAAACGGAGAATTGGTTGAAGAAATAAATAAACTTAAAAACCAAAACGGAAAAGACATAATAGTTTACGGTGGTGGGACTTTTGTAACTGCACTCATAAATGCAGGACTGATAGACGAATTTCATTTATTTATCAATCCGACAGCAATGGGAAACGGAATGACAATTTTTAAAGGTTTAGACAAGAATTTAAAACTGAAATTAAAAACAGCGAAACAATTTGACTGCGGAATCACTCTAACTTGTTACGAACTTGACAAATAG
- a CDS encoding cellulase family glycosylhydrolase, which produces MIMKKNDFTCMLNRGRFNSLLSVLCIFLIFGSCDKEDPNILWVSQEQIDFPAEGGATTVHLKTDALDGWQISNPASDWVELSQTSSPYTPGKVAISVSSKTLTAREAILTLSAGNASPIDIVITQPASDYLHELSADKTVFEANSLGNSATLKVSSTAPSWSFVNTPDWVTFSEVSGGVGDFTISVSILENETNADRSATVTLQANNTPSIEISFSQTAGIYPSYNLSPLSPDQTGMESSAVALAAKMKIGWNIGNTLEAIGGETAWGNPRVTEDLIKLVKQSGFNAIRIPSSWDQYMENSVTAEIKAEWLNRVKQVVEYCVNNDMYVIVNIHWDQGWLEENCTPDKQVEVNAKQKAFWEQIATHLRDFDEHLLFASANEPHVDNAEQMAVLQSYHQTFVNAVRSTGGKNSYRVLIVQGPATDIEKTNTLMTSMPTDEVAGRMMSEVHFYPYQFSLMTEDASWGKAFYYWGNGYHSDNLPDRNSTWGEEDFIDDMFGRMKTQFTDKGIPVVLGEFGAIKRTYLTGENLALHLASRAYYLKYVVKQAKANGMLPFYWDAGNIGEHEMTIFNRSNNTVHDQQALDALIEGANE; this is translated from the coding sequence ATGATTATGAAAAAAAATGACTTTACATGTATGTTGAACCGTGGTCGGTTCAACAGCTTATTATCCGTTCTTTGTATATTCCTAATTTTTGGCTCATGTGACAAAGAAGACCCCAACATCTTATGGGTTTCCCAAGAGCAAATTGACTTCCCTGCCGAAGGTGGCGCTACTACCGTCCACTTAAAAACCGATGCCCTAGATGGCTGGCAGATCTCGAATCCCGCATCCGACTGGGTAGAACTTTCACAAACTTCTAGCCCGTATACTCCTGGGAAAGTAGCTATCAGCGTTTCTTCCAAAACACTGACTGCCCGCGAAGCTATTTTAACTCTCAGCGCAGGCAATGCAAGCCCTATCGACATCGTAATTACACAGCCAGCATCCGATTACCTGCACGAGCTTTCGGCAGACAAAACTGTGTTTGAGGCGAACAGCCTAGGTAATTCTGCTACACTTAAGGTCAGCTCTACCGCACCTTCGTGGAGCTTTGTCAACACCCCCGATTGGGTAACTTTCAGCGAAGTTTCTGGCGGCGTGGGTGATTTTACCATCAGCGTAAGCATTTTGGAAAACGAAACGAATGCTGACAGATCTGCAACCGTAACGCTCCAAGCAAACAACACCCCATCCATTGAAATATCCTTCTCGCAAACGGCGGGGATTTATCCCAGCTACAACCTCTCTCCCCTTAGCCCCGACCAAACAGGAATGGAAAGCTCTGCGGTAGCATTGGCTGCTAAAATGAAAATTGGCTGGAACATAGGAAACACCTTGGAAGCCATAGGAGGAGAAACGGCTTGGGGCAATCCGAGAGTGACGGAGGATTTGATCAAATTGGTGAAACAAAGCGGCTTCAACGCCATCCGAATTCCCTCTTCGTGGGATCAATATATGGAAAACAGTGTGACCGCCGAAATCAAAGCCGAATGGCTCAACAGGGTGAAGCAAGTGGTAGAGTATTGTGTGAACAACGATATGTATGTAATAGTAAATATCCACTGGGACCAAGGTTGGCTAGAAGAAAATTGCACCCCTGACAAGCAAGTGGAAGTCAACGCTAAGCAAAAGGCTTTTTGGGAACAAATAGCTACGCATTTGCGAGACTTTGACGAGCATTTGCTTTTTGCCAGTGCCAACGAGCCCCATGTGGATAATGCGGAGCAAATGGCAGTGTTGCAATCGTACCACCAGACTTTTGTAAATGCAGTGCGCTCAACAGGCGGGAAAAATAGTTACCGAGTATTGATAGTACAAGGACCTGCTACGGACATTGAAAAAACCAACACACTCATGACTTCCATGCCAACGGATGAAGTAGCCGGAAGAATGATGTCTGAAGTTCATTTTTACCCTTACCAGTTCAGTTTGATGACAGAGGACGCAAGCTGGGGCAAAGCTTTCTACTATTGGGGCAATGGCTACCATTCCGACAACCTTCCTGATAGGAATTCTACTTGGGGCGAAGAAGATTTTATAGATGATATGTTCGGACGCATGAAGACCCAATTTACCGACAAAGGAATCCCTGTTGTTTTGGGAGAATTTGGAGCGATAAAGAGAACCTATCTGACAGGAGAAAACCTAGCACTACACCTAGCCTCGCGTGCTTACTACCTCAAGTATGTGGTAAAACAAGCAAAAGCCAACGGGATGCTTCCATTTTACTGGGATGCTGGAAACATAGGCGAGCACGAAATGACCATTTTCAACCGCTCAAACAATACGGTACACGACCAGCAAGCCTTAGACGCTTTGATAGAAGGAGCAAACGAATAA
- a CDS encoding DUF1801 domain-containing protein has protein sequence MNPKVDEFLSNAVQWQKEMEILRSLVLDCGLTEELKWGVPCYTNKKSNILIIHGFKEYCALNFFKGVLLKDTHNILIQQTKNVQETRQIRFTHFSEIENMTAEIKAYIFEAVEVEKAGIKVKKKQTSDFEIPEELMTKFKESSNFESAFNNLTEGRKRGYLLHFAQSKQSKTRISRIEKNMDRIFNGKGLNDCICGLSKRMPNCDGSHKQLEK, from the coding sequence ATGAATCCAAAGGTTGATGAATTTTTAAGCAATGCCGTCCAATGGCAAAAAGAAATGGAGATATTAAGAAGTTTAGTTCTGGATTGCGGCTTAACTGAAGAATTAAAATGGGGTGTCCCTTGTTACACAAATAAAAAGTCCAATATCTTAATTATACATGGTTTTAAAGAATATTGTGCACTTAATTTCTTCAAAGGTGTTTTACTGAAAGACACACATAATATATTGATCCAGCAAACGAAAAACGTACAGGAAACACGTCAAATAAGGTTTACACATTTTAGCGAGATTGAAAACATGACGGCTGAGATAAAAGCCTATATTTTTGAAGCTGTTGAAGTTGAAAAAGCAGGAATAAAAGTAAAGAAAAAGCAAACATCTGACTTTGAGATTCCTGAAGAACTAATGACAAAATTCAAAGAAAGTTCAAACTTTGAAAGTGCCTTTAATAATCTAACTGAAGGTAGAAAAAGAGGTTATCTTTTACACTTTGCACAATCAAAACAATCAAAAACTCGAATATCTAGAATAGAAAAAAATATGGATAGAATTTTTAACGGTAAAGGATTAAATGATTGTATTTGTGGATTATCAAAACGAATGCCTAATTGTGACGGTTCGCATAAACAATTGGAAAAATAA